In one Brassica oleracea var. oleracea cultivar TO1000 chromosome C9, BOL, whole genome shotgun sequence genomic region, the following are encoded:
- the LOC106315102 gene encoding uncharacterized protein LOC106315102 — MEVALHAYLTTVPVPSGELEADFYSWTIERVKSEYFSSAKTWRIIREKQPNRSWFKAVWFKGNTPKHAFHMWVTVHDRLPTRNRLAAWGMLTPTSCCLCSLSDESRDHLFIECPFSKDIWRRMLQKLSPTSPMFDSWAQMLNWPSLAPSQSMRTLRGIAVQVIIYNLWTERNNRVFRNQMLTASELLKIVDRTVRNTISARKTRKFFKNLMVVWLV; from the coding sequence ATGGAAGTGGCTCTTCATGCCTATCTGACCACTGTTCCGGTTCCCTCTGGTGAACTCGAAGCCGACTTCTACTCATGGACAATCGAAAGGGTGAAATCTGAGTATTTCTCCTCAGCTAAAACATGGAGGATTATCAGAGAAAAACAACCAAACAGAAGTTGGTTCAAGGCGGTATGGTTTAAAGGTAACACACCTAAGCATGCCTTCCACATGTGGGTTACTGTACATGACAGACTACCGACGCGTAACAGACTGGCAGCATGGGGAATGCTCACACCTACTTCATGTTGTCTCTGTTCGCTTTCAGATGAATCAAGGGACCATCTCTTCATCGAGTGTCCTTTTAGCAAGGATATTTGGAGAAGGATGCTCCAAAAACTGTCTCCAACGTCACCAATGTTTGACTCATGGGCGCAGATGCTGAATTGGCCGTCACTGGCTCCTTCTCAGTCTATGCGAACGTTACGCGGCATTGCGGTCCAGGTCATCATCTACAACCTTTGGACTGAAAGGAACAATAGAGTCTTCAGGAACCAGATGTTAACTGCTTCTGAACTCTTGAAGATTGTGGACAGAACTGTGAGAAATACAATCTCTGCTCGCAAGACCAGAAAGTTCTTCAAGAACCTGATGGTAGTTTGGTTGGTTTAA
- the LOC106315103 gene encoding uncharacterized protein LOC106315103 produces MNVLSHKLDKAVRDKKFKFHPRCKSISLTHLCFADDLMVFIEGTKESIEGALSVFDGFAKCSGLSISIEKSTIYMAGVSRDERSRVLKDFPFAEGALPVRYLGLPLMTKVMNKQDYLPLLERIRCKINSWTCRFLSYAGRLQLIKVVLMSIVNFWAAVFRLPSKCMKDVECLCASFLWSGPVLKSAGAKVAWKDIRTMESEGGLEIRVLKEVNMVYGLKLIWRLLSGDSLWGKWIKSYLLKKKCFLEVKLNTQAGSWMWRKMLKLRDVAKTLCKKEVGNGRHVSFWFDNWSAKGVLFDTLGEHGIIAMGIRRDATVEEAVMSRRRRRRHRTEALNEVEAVMTEVKEKMRQNIMDVTLWRMKTGFKSTFSSYETWLLVRESHAQCSWARGVWFSMATPKFAFMTWLAMLDRLSTLDRVSKWFQVAQISGSTLSKMGSFCVRYAFQAAIYALWREQNRIKHRGKSMVIYVLKKLVDKGVRNKLSLMRGKKGRSMDGALQFWFGTRVYWSRLRVEV; encoded by the exons ATGAATGTACTCTCTCACAAGTTAGACAAAGCTGTAAGAGATAAGAAGTTTAAGTTCCATCCTCGGTGTAAATCAATTTCTCTGACTCATCTTTGCTTTGCTGATGATCTTATGGTGTTTATAGAAGGAACGAAAGAGTCTATTGAGGGGGCCTTGTCTGTCTTTGATGGTTTCGCAAAGTGTTCTGGGCTGAGTATAAGCATAGAGAAATCAACAATTTATATGGCTGGTGTGTCAAGGGATGAAAGGAGTAGGGTATTAAAGGATTTCCCATTTGCTGAGGGTGCGCTTCCGGTCCGCTATTTGGGACTTCCATTGATGACAAAAGTTATGAATAAGCAAGACTACTTGCCTTTACTGGAAAGGATTCGTTGTAAGATCAACTCATGGACGTGCCGGTTTCTTTCTTATGCGGGGAGGCTGCAATTGATTAAAGTTGTATTGATGAGTATTGTTAATTTTTGGGCAGCTGTGTTCAGGCTACCAAGTAAGTGTATGAAGGATGTGGAGTGTCTTTGTGCTTCGTTTCTCTGGTCAGGGCCTGTTCTAAAGTCTGCTGGAGCAAAAGTTGCATGGAAAGATATAAGAACGATGGAGAGTGAAGGAGGTCTGGAGATTCGGGTATTAAAAGAAGTCAATATGGTATATGGACTAAAGCTCATTTGGAGGTTGCTATCAGGTGACTCGCTTTGGGGGAAATGGATAAAATCCTATCTTCTAAAGAAGAAGTGTTTCTTGGAAGTGAAGTTGAATACTCAAGCCGGTTCTTGGATGTGGAGAAAAATGTTGAAATTGAGAGATGTCGCTAAAACTTTATGTAAAAAAGAAGTGGGAAATGGCCGTCATGTCTCGTTTTGGTTTGATAATTGGTCTGCTAAAGGGGTGCTATTTGATACTTTGGGAGAACATGGTATCATTGCAATGGGTATAAGGAGAGATGCTACGGTTGAGGAAGCTGTTATGTCTAGGAGGAGGAGAAGAAGACACAGAACAGAGGCGCTAAATGAAGTAGAAGCAGTGATGACTGAGGTTAAAGAGAAGATGAGGCAGAATATTATGGATGTTACTCTTTGGAGGATGAAGACGGGATTTAAATCTACTTTCTCTTCTTATGAAACTTGGTTGTTGGTGCGTGAATCTCATGCTCAATGCTCATGGGCAAGAGGCGTTTGGTTTTCTATGGCTACACCAAAGTTTGCTTTCATGACTTGGTTGGCGATGTTGGACAGGTTATCTACCCTGGATAGAGTCTCCAAATGGTTTCAGG TGGCTCAGATTTCGGGAAGTACTTTGAGTAAGATGGGTTCATTTTGCGTTAGATATGCTTTCCAAGCTGCAATTTACGCGTTATGGAGAGAGCAAAACAGGATAAAACATCGAGGGAAGTCTATGGTTATTTATGTTCTGAAGAAGCTAGTTGATAAAGGGGTAAGGAACAAGTTAAGCTTGATGAGAGGGAAGAAGGGGAGAAGTATGGATGGTGCTCTCCAATTCTGGTTTGGTACTAGAGTGTATTGGAGTAGATTGAGAGTAGAGGTATAA
- the LOC106317696 gene encoding L-type lectin-domain containing receptor kinase I.9-like, whose translation MARWLLNILIISSLHLISLSSQQETRFVYENFLDQEDLYLDASAKVVPSGLLQLTNTSMNQIGHAFYKKPVELSSSKPLSFSTHFVCALVPKKGHEGGHGIAFLVSPSRDFSHAEATSYLGAFNASALESSPSSHVLAVELDTIWNPEFNDVINNHVGIDVNSPVSVGVASASYYSDMKGKNESINLLSGKPIQVWVDYEGTVINVAIAPLKVQKPSRSLLSQHINLTEVFRNSSRLFVGFSAATGAAVSDQYIVGWSFSTDRGSLQRLDISRLVEVPHSSAPHKKLPIILLVCLSFVVLSLLA comes from the coding sequence ATGGCTCGTTGGCTGCTTAATATTCTGATTATCTCTTCTCTTCATCTCATCTCTCTATCAAGTCAACAAGAAACAAGGTTTGTTTATGAAAACTTTCTTGACCAAGAAGATCTTTATCTAGATGCTTCTGCAAAGGTAGTTCCCAGTGGATTATTACAGCTGACAAACACTTCAATGAATCAAATTGGTCATGCTTTTTACAAGAAACCAGTTGAGCTCAGTTCCTCTAAACCACTCTCTTTCTCAACGCATTTCGTGTGTGCTCTGGTGCCTAAGAAAGGTCATGAAGGCGGCCATGGTATTGCCTTCCTAGTATCTCCTTCACGAGATTTCTCACACGCAGAGGCAACAAGTTACTTGGGGGCTTTCAACGCATCAGCACTTGAATCATCTCCCTCTTCTCACGTTCTTGCTGTTGAGCTTGACACTATTTGGAACCCTGAGTTCAATGATGTCATTAACAATCACGTGGGGATTGATGTGAACAGTCCTGTATCTGTCGGAGTAGCTTCAGCATCTTACTATTCAGACATGAAAGGGAAAAACGAAAGCATAAACCTCTTGAGCGGAAAGCCTATACAGGTTTGGGTGGATTATGAAGGCACTGTAATCAATGTTGCTATTGCTCCACTTAAAGTCCAGAAGCCAAGTCGGTCTCTTTTGTCACAACACATCAATCTTACAGAAGTTTTTAGAAATAGTTCGAGACTGTTTGTTGGGTTCTCTGCAGCAACAGGTGCAGCGGTCAGTGATCAATACATTGTTGGGTGGAGTTTCAGTACAGACAGAGGATCACTCCAGCGACTTGATATCTCAAGACTTGTTGAAGTTCCTCATTCTTCAGCTCCACATAAAAAACTTCCTATCATTCTGCTTGTTTGTCTAAGTTTTGTGGTTTTGTCTCTTCTTGCATGA
- the LOC106315104 gene encoding uncharacterized protein LOC106315104, which translates to MNKDLFLRIVVSLSENIRFFRHRKDATGRLGLSPLQKCTAAIRQLAYGTAADLADEYLRIGESTALSCLHHFTDGIIQLFGDEYLRRPTAEDLQRLLDIGEKRGFPGMVESIDCMHWEWKNCPTAWKGQYARGSGKPTIVLETVASQDLWIWHAFFGPPGRAPTVEYVVSGHKYNLAYYGIYPKWATFIQSITSPQGPKA; encoded by the exons ATGAATAAGGATTTATTCTTGCGTATTGTGGTGAGCCTCTCGGAGAACATTCGATTTTTTAGACACAGAAAAGATGCAACCGGGAGGTTAGGTCTTTCTCCACTACAAAAATGTACGGCGGCTATTCGTCAACTTGCTTACGGTACGGCGGCTGACTTGGCAGACGAATATCTCCGAATTGGTGAAAGCACGGCACTTTCGTGTTTACACCATTTCACTGACGGAATAATACAGCTATTCGGAGATGAGTATCTACGAAGGCCGACAGCAGAGGATCTTCAACGATTGCTCGATATTGGAGAGAAACGCGGGTTTCCTGGGATGGTTGAAAGCATTGACTGCATGCATTGGGAATGGAAGAATTGTCCAACCGCTTGGAAAGGACAGTACGCACGTGGATCAGGAAAACCGACCATTGTCTTAGAGACTGTGGCTTCACAAGATCTTTGGATATGGCACGCTTTCTTTGGTCCGCCAG GCCGAGCTCCCACGGTCGAGTATGTGGTCAGCGGACACAAGTATAACTTGGCCTACTATGGTATATATCCCAAATGGGCAACCTTTATCCAATCTATCACAAGCCCTCAAGGTCCTAAGGCATAA